In Lathyrus oleraceus cultivar Zhongwan6 chromosome 2, CAAS_Psat_ZW6_1.0, whole genome shotgun sequence, the DNA window TAATTCATCTGTATGCTATAGTTTATGGATAGTCAAGATGTTGATTATGATCTCACATTCAAAAGAATATCATGCCATAAAAACAATTTAAAAACTCTTGACCTGATTTAGTCAACCCTGTCAATAAAACATGCATTCAAAGCTTTTTCTAAAACATCTGATTAATTTTACTTGAGGATAAACAAAAAGATAAGTTGGGAATAGTTGATAAGTTCTAAATTTACATGAAATACGTCAGCACTTATTAACTTATTTCAAAAACAACCGATACAAAAACCCTTAATTTATCTATGAAAAGtaagaaaataattttttggaCTTTTCTAGTATGTATTAATTAAAAACATGTGAAATTAACTGGAAAACCACGATTAAACATAGAAAGACCAAGCAAGAACAAAACCATTGAGTACCAGGTTTGGTAGCCCCTTCCATAGACGTGTTAGACAAAGGAAAAAGACACATGACACGTCCAGATGCAAGTACTTCATGGTGAAGCAAGAGTTAACTCGCTAGTTGAAGGGGTAATACGCTAGTTGAGGAGTTGCGGCTAGGGCCACATGGCATACATGCAAGCATTGCTTAGTGAGGAAGATAACATGTATATCAGAGCAGGGTAGGCACAAGAACAATGCACCTAGCGAGAGGTCCAAAGttttgcctataaatacaagttTCAATGTCATTGAAAAGAGAGTTTCAGTGGAGTGAGGTTGTACAAAATTAAAGTAGGTTCACATTGGTCTACAACAGACAAATAAGAGAGGGAGCCTAAAGACGGGAGCGCTGCTCAAGTGACATGGCATATAAACTTCCAAGATCAGCTTTGTGGCATTACCCGCAGTTATGTTACAATGAGTAAGCATATCTAAAATTTCATTGTTAGGGGTTAGATGTAGTCATTATATTCATGTATTAAATAGGTCATGTCATTCTATGTAATTCTACTCATACTTTAATATTAACGAATTTTTAATTTTAATGCTTAGTTCATGTTGTGATCTAACATCGAAAAGTGATTGTCATTGTTAGATCTAAGATAATAATATGTTGGATACTAGCGCCTTTGCAGTCAGGGTGATATATTTAGTTTTTGGGAAGAGGTAGTGAGTTTGAGAGGTCTCCATTACAAGAACGATGAAGAAGAACGATCTAGGTCAACGGTCTTCCAAAAACTTTGGAATCGCCTTCATGATGTCTTATTACATAGAAGTTCATTAAAAAAAATAGTGCATAGAGAAAATAAAAATCTAAAATTACTGTAAAACACCTTCTCCAAATCAAATACAGtaaattgtttttatttttttcaaaaacataatcaatcatttttatttatttttaaaactaAATTAAATTTCACATATTTTCATAGGACCACAACTAGACTAGAGTAGATAAAAACATGCCTGTCTCAAACAAAAAATGACGTGGATTTTCATTCGACTCTCTTGAGTTTCACTTCACTCCACATTTTTTGTCTCTATCCCATTATGCCCCCCATTACTCTTTTTTGTGTTTTTCTTCCTTGTTGTCCTTCTAATGGTCCACACCTTCACCTTGTGGTTCTCAATTCCTTTCGACTTTTCTTCTCCCTTCTTTCAATCTCTTTACTCTCTAAATCATCACTCATATAAATATATTTTTActcctcaacttcaaaaaaaataaaaactatgCTTCTGTTCCACAGGTCAGTTTTTATTTAGCTTTCAATTCATCTTGTCAAGATAATGTTTCAGCCCTTTATCTTTACAGTTTTAAGTGATTATTTGGTTGAATTTAATTTCCTAATCTTATTGTAGGATGAATCTGTGCTCTATAGTTTAGTTTTCTACTTCAATTTTTTACATTTTTGTTGTCACACTTGTATTGATGATTTTCAGTATCTTGCTATGGATCTTGAAAAGAAGGTTACACACAATTAAGTGTTTATATgtattttgagaatttttgagAATTTGAGTTATCTTCCCTAATTTAGTGTTTATGCATCTAATAATGGAAATTGTTATCAGTTAACAAAACCTAGGGTACTTCTAGTTCTACCTATGCCTGTTGTTCAAGGGAAATTGTGTTGAGAAAAGTACCAGTAGATTGTAAATTCACTATGCCAATATAGATTCTTGTTAAGAGCCACGCATCAGACAATATATGGCAACATGTGCTTATAGCTTATACCAAAGGGCAATCCTCACCTACAAGCTGGTTTTGTAGTGTTGAGTTAGGCCCAACTACACTTAACATGGTATTAGAGTTTCGTTTAAGATCCGTTTGGCCACCTGCTATTAAGTTTTCGCTATTGGGCCTcccaccatttatttccatgCTCCAGATAATCTGATCTGGGCATGAGGGAGTGTGTTAAGAGTCCACATCAGATAATTATGGCCCGAACATAGGCttataagtgggggcaatccTCACCTACAAGCCAATTTTGTAGGATTGGTAGGATTGAGTTAGACCCAGTCACATTTTTTTTTATAACAACTCTATGTCTTCATTCGCTTATTGTTGTTTTACTTCTACAGAATAGAGATATTTCAAATGCCATGAAAGCTAGGTGTATCTCATTCTTTCTTTGATCTTCTGATGGCACTTACAACAAACAAGGTTTCCAGCGGTCCTATCTTGACTAATAGAACGACACTTTGTAAATCAAATGGAGAACATTATTTTCCCTCATCAGCCAGGATCAACAGAGTACAGTTTTCAAAAGTTAGACTGGAACATGGACATCAGAACAATAGATTTATGCTCAATGAGAGATCAACCTTATTCAATGACTGGTTTGTTAATGGAAAACCAGTAGGTTTAATCTCCAAGACATCTCCTGTCTCATGTAAATCAACAGGAGCAAATAATACTGAAGAGAAAGAATGTGTTACAACTTATGAGTAAGAAAAATTAAGATATCGATGATAATCCAGTTACCATTTAAGTTTCATTCATTTTGTTACAATTTTTGTGTTGTTTCCTATCCTTTTGACAATGACATGTAATTTATCACAATAGAAAATTGAAAGAATCAAACTTACATattagagatcctttcacatgTACAGAAGACATGCCGAAGATGGGAAAAATGACCACGCTCATTCTGTTCGTGGCTTGGCTGAAGCTTATAGATTTGCCTGTAACGATGCAAGGTTTCTCTCGCGGTAATTCCAGCAACCTGATTCTGATTACATGCTAACAATACTGTTCCTGTTTGAGTCCGCCAAAAAAATACTATTTCTGTTTGAAATTTACTTCCATAACTGTTTAAAATTTACTTCCACTATTTCTGTTTCTTCAGGGGCATAATGAGGATGGATGCACGTGCACGCCAAGATGTTGCTTTTCTAGGGACAGAATTTCTCAAACTTGATGGTTAGCTCATTTACCGTGTTTAAATAATGTGTTATATTATATTACTTTAATTACTTTGCATCACTAATTTCGTCCATTGAAACTTATATGGTCAACTTACATTCTCCTTTATGCTGCATAGCTCGGGCAAGAAAGGATACCGAGAAAATCGACCGTGGTGTGAAGGAAAAAGCTAAGCGCCTTAATCGTATTGCTACTGTATGTATTGTCTAGAATCTTCAATTTTACTGGTTTAATATGAAAGAGTACTTTTTCAATAGTATAATGCTTTTATCTTTGTTTATATTTTATATGCTCTGCAGATCTTGAAGGATATAGCTCAGTCCAGATTGAAGAGTGCTGCCGATGAGCATTGGAGTGATGGGGCCTTAGAGGTAAATCTGTTAATCTCTAATCTATCAGTTTTGATTTGCAATTGATAGTCTTGGTTGGTTTGATATGTAATTGGTGTTAATATAATTTGCATCGGGTGATATTTGTGTACTCATTATTTGTTGGAGGCGTACCCGGTGTGCCCAACTCGACACCCAAACATGTGATTATATTCAATTAGTTCATCATCTAAATTTATACGTGCTTCATAGTTTATAATTCATATGGATGGCCGGAAAATACGAGATTCCTTTTGATGTAATCTTTAAACTTTCAGGCCGATTTACGCCTTGCTGACTTCCGTGCCAAGCAACGTGCCATGGAAGATGCCCTTATGTCCTTGGAGGTGATATTTTATACTCTTCATGTGTTTAATTTGGAACTTTCTATTTCATAAATACAAAAGTTTTAGCTCCAATTTAATAGTTTTGTTCTATTACATAAATATTGCAGTTGATCAAAAACATCCATGACATGATGGTGAGCAAGACGTATGACTTGTAAGTCAAGTAACTTTGAATGCCTTCTTGTATTTACATACATATAATAAATTCTGTAATGTTTCATATGATGTTTGTTGTATATTACTGATAAGTTGGTTGCGTGGAGGGCGCAGCCCCCATCGTACGGTTCAGGGGTATTATTTAAACACAAATTATTCTCTGTAAACCATAAACATGATTAATAGAAAGATATGGAAGCCGCTCGGTCGAACTCCGCGATAAGAAGTCGTGGGTTACTTAGTGTTTTTCGAATGTGTTTTTCTTTTGAACCGAGGTTGCTATGCTAACAATGTTGTGGTGCAGTCCTATTTTCAGAGATAAGGGCTCTCTTTCAGAAAATAACGTCGGAGGTCGAATCATGCTTGAAAAGAACGGAAAAACGACAAATTCCTTTTTCGGGGATGTGACAGCAGAACGGATTACTGCTCTTCAGGTCTTTTACTCTTCTGCATTTTCTTTACGAAACATTCCCCTTATTCAGTATGAATCAGGAAACATATCAATCTTCATATGCTAAGATTAATAGTATCTTATGTATATAGGAAGCTTACTGGAGTATGGCATCAGCACTTTCCGAAGCAGATGGAATTGATTACACTGATCCTGAAGAGGTTAGATTCGCTATAAAGTTTTATTCCTTTATGATAGATATTCGGATTCACTATTTAAGTATACGCGTTTCAACTGGGAGCAGCTTGAGCTTTTGATCACAACTCTTATAGACCTTGATGCAATGGATGGTAAGCAAAGTGTATCTTTGTTGGCCGAGTGTTCTAGCTCCCCTGATGTCGGTACTAGGTAAGCTTCCATTGTTGTTATCATCTTTGAGAAATCATGAATGCAAAGACCGTTGTTTATATTCATCTTTCGTTCATGTGTGCATGTAAACTTCTAGACGAGCTTTAGCCAAGGCGCTGGCATCCGCACCATCTATGTGGACTCTTGGAAATGCAGGGATGGGGGCATTACAGGTGGGTGATTTGTCATTTTTCGTAAAAATGAATATCGGGATGGGGGCTATATAGTTTCATATTTTCCGTTTCGATAATTTGATGCATATTGATTTATGTTGCGCAGAGGCTGGCAGAGGATAGCAACCCAGCCATTGCAGCTGCAGCATCAAAAGCTATTTATGAACTGAAAAAGCAATGGGAAATAGAAGAAGGGGATAGctggaggtttatgatggatgAAAGCACCAAAGAAGAAAAATGAAAGCTCAGAATCTATTAGTTAAGATACCAATTATTACACTGTATCGCATGCATGAATGCGCCTCCATAGGATTCTAACTAGTCTAGGATTAATCGGTTTCCATGCAGCGGGCACACATTTTCCGTAGTAAAAAATCGTGGTCGTTGATATGAGGTTGAATGGTAGATTACACAATAACAGAATCAATTTAGACGATCACGACTATTAATTTAAGATAGGACGAATGAGATTGAAAACTGCGTTATGCAGTTATTGCACCAAATCCAAATCCGGATTAAACCATATGATCACCATGGAAAATGTGCTGTGTAAGATGCCAATATGCTAGTTATATGCATTATAAATTGCAGAGCTTTCTCTTATAACAGAGATGCATATTTGTAACTATATACTTGCTGTATGAAGAACTTTCCTACAAATGGTTTGTTTAGACTTTTTCTTTGCTATCTTTGCCATAAAAATGTATTAAATCATTTCACATCGATCCCACATGCCAGGAgaattgttttttttttgttttgttggTATAAACCGAGTATCCACCGGACGTTTTATTGGTATAAATCGAGTATCCACTGAGCATAACTGCAGATACTAATCTCTCGAGTTGGGGAGGACTGCGTTTTTATAATTGAGTTCGAATTCAAGATTTTTGATTAAGCTGGTATCAAGTTATGCTTGGAATTATTGGTTATAAAGTAGCCACAAAAATGTAGGACCTAATCTCTTAAACCAAAATTGTGTAGCTAACATAAATAAGTTAAAGTGAATTTCAAGTATGCTAAAAATATGTGAAATGATGTTTTCTATACCACAAACCCGAACCTCTCAATCTCACCACCAAATAACTCCACAGTAGACAAAAATATCCAAACTAGTATTATATTTTGTAGAACTCTGATAAATTTCGGatgttttaaaaataaaaaattatattcCATAAAACTCAGAATTTGAATTATACAAAAGTTATTATTCTTTAAAGACAATATAAattttgattattttaaaaaTGTATTTTATATTAAGAAAAACGGGAGAAGATATGTATAGAAGAGGATGAGGGAAAAGTGTAAAAAGGGTATTTAGGGAATTTCAAAAGTATATATAAATGGAGTGAAATTTTTTGTTAAATAGAGAAGGGAATTGTCCATTCCTCCACTCATGggaaaatttcaaaattttcttaaAATTTGGAAATTGTAATCCAAATCCATCTAAAACACTCTTTAAATTTAGCTATTGGAATTTGGACGTCCTAAATCACCTCAAATATAAGTAATAAATGCGTTATGATATTGAAATTTCAATTCATCATATGCTATCACATAGACAGAACACAAACAATTTATTCTATAGTTGTTTCGATATTGAAATCCAGATTCACTCATGTTATCACATATACAGAACAAACAAGCAATTTCGTCTATGACTTTGTTTGTAAATTGAAATTCAGATTTACCCCTATTAtcacaaacacaaaacacactGTCAATTTCAGTTAGAAAATATAAAATAACATAATTTAACATAGATCTTTGCTATCACAAACACAAAATACATATCATAACATAAATATTTGTTAATATAAATTTAATATGACATTTCATCACCAGCAGACAATTTAAGACATTTCACCACCAACAAACGATTCTAAGATATTTCATCATCTTCAGAATATTTGTGATTGATCTTGCAAGTGTCGCATCCACTTCGATTGGATCCTTAATTGCGTAACGATGAAATGTACAACACATAACATTTGCTTCTACATCCGTCATCATCTTAAACTTACAGAACGTAATCTTCCTTTCATTATCAACCGTTTGTGAACGATACTCGATCTTAATCACTATTCGATTGTTAATGTAGTGTAAGAGATTCTCCAATTTGGATTTCAAATTTACAAGATGGTGTTCCATGTGATCCTAAATTCAGAAGGATGCCTCATGTTGTTGAAGTAAACAAAGACAATATACCAATATTGATTCACTTTGGAGTATATGCGTTAACAACATATGAGACATATTTATATAAGTTTTAGATCATTATGAATCATACAAATGCAATTTTGTCTTAGAGGCTGGTCAGGATATTTAAATTCGGATTCACCCCCTTTTTATCATGTACAGAGAATACATATGGGGTTTCTCCAAATATTGAAATCTGGATTCTCCCCTATTAGCATCACATATACATAAAATACAGGCCCGACTTTCAGCATGTGCAAGAAGTGCTATAGCACTGACCCTAAATTTTGAGGGGTCTGCATACTTTTTTTAATTACTACAATTAGATATTTTACACCTTCTATTTTAAAAATAGGTGTTAAATCATAAGTTTTTCAAAATCTATTTTACATCTATTTGTTAAAAATAGATgtaaaaatatatattattttaaaatcTATGATTTTGTACCGTTTTTTTCAAAAATTCGTTATAAATTCATACTCTTTTAGACTAATTTTTTAAATTAGATCGAGGCCCCCAGATTGATTGGGCCGACCCTGATAGAATATAAGGTTTGTCGAGAGATTTGAATATCGATTCTCACAAGACCAATTGACAATACTTTTTTTTATGAGATACAAACACATCAAAAcattaattttaatatttatacAAGTAATGTTAGATATACATTAAAACACATCAAAATGTATCAGAATTACATCCATGGAAATAACTAACTTACATTACATTAAAAAAATATGTCACCACCTAAATGCATTGTAAGATAAAAACTAAAATGCATCACCACCTAAATCTATGAGTGGTTTTACCGTTTACTTTTCCTAATTTGATTCTTTTTCAACATCATTCAACTTAGAAAACTCTTCCATCCTATCCAAAAAAGTGTCAGACCAAGTTTAAGCTTCTTTGGTAAAATGAGATGTCCATTTAAGGGATGTTGTTGATATATGAAATTTTGGTTTCAAATAAACTTGAACAAAACATTATGATTTTGAAAACCATATAATACACATAATGCATCCGACTGGGCTTTGTGGTGGGTCACTTTGAAGTGGGAAAGATGTTTATATGAAACCATATCTTTCTAGATCAATACACACTCGATTATATGAACTTGCTATAAGATGACCCATTTCAAGGAAACACGTCCATTTTTTCTCTGGTGTTGCACTATTAGTATAAGAAATAAGAGCATCATGAATTTCATCATAATATTATTTTCCTCGTATAACCTCGTGTATGACTCCTTGTGGGCCTTCAACTCTTTGATACAATGTTGGCAAAAAAGTGTATGATCCCTCTATCGCTTACTTAGCAAAACTAAAACAACGCGATAATAACAACTACAATCACTTTTAACATCTATAATCCGATCAATGTGTCTATGCGTAAAAACACACATATCTTCAACGTGTACCCGTTTTGGTAAATGTGGTGAATGTGATGGTTTTCTGATGCAAGCATCTTTAATAGATCTTTTTTTATTGTGAAATTAGAGAATTTGGATAAAGTGAGTCGGCATGTTCAAAATAAGATGAAGACCGTTTGATTGAATTATCACTCAATGTTGATTTGACCTTCTTAGAAGCGCCTTTAGTTTTTACCAGCTCTGTGGGTGGTTTCATATCTATGGTTTCGGGATTGGATATCTTCCGGAACTGTCTTTTGATGTGCAATTTTATGTTATAATCAACTTTCGAAAACCTCTCTTAAAACACCTTTCATTCTATCATAATAGATATATCTTATGTACCCTCCTAGATCACACTAACATCATCATCAAACCAGAGCCTTTTCCAGTGCGTGTTATAACACCCATACGTATGGGGCTATCAAGTTTCATCTTTTTCAAAATGAAACACGCACGCAAAAGACCATACATTCTTCTAAATGTAGAACCACACTTAAAGATATATGGACCTATTTTCTCTGCTCACACAACTTGGTGATAAATAaatgttggttctatgtgttggtagcaattttggtaaaacctagaatgttcacaagttgtcacaagtgttgtcttgacataagataacatgtacctgcaggatgtttaaaatgtgattatgcaggaatttactgagatgtcagacccgatgtcatgacatttgtatacagaacattcagtctgaatgttatgtattatgtgattgcatttttaatgctaatctatgtatgattgataagatgattgaacgcgctatcaatcagtaattacaaccagattgacttattttccaaagagatataatcagctgtcatgagaagatatgaatggaaaatagttttaaggttttatgatgtccaagctcagccaaatgcttctataaaaaggacatggaaaacctggttttataaacaagaaataacgaacgaaatattgagagagaataagggttttagtcttgtgtggtcgtgtgaattgtaagccattcattcatccatagatgattgaattggactgatttttgagttgtaatttgtccactctaagctttgaagcatgagtgtgtgtttacttgattgaagcttttaagcaagatcaagtatgtgcctttgaagagtgtcttcttttcattgtaattcttgttttatatcactgctgttattgagggggagtgagtaggatctcatatctaagagttcttaggtagaagccacacgagtagagattaggtgaaaagactgtaacttgaagttgtttactgagagtctttgaactgattctgtttagtggatttccttcctggcttggtagcccccagacgtaggtgagtttgcaccgaactgggttaacaattgcttgtgtctcttgcattactgttctttatcttttatcctgtttatattgttca includes these proteins:
- the LOC127118389 gene encoding senescence-associated protein AAF, chlorolplastic, whose product is MALTTNKVSSGPILTNRTTLCKSNGEHYFPSSARINRVQFSKVRLEHGHQNNRFMLNERSTLFNDWFVNGKPVGLISKTSPVSCKSTGANNTEEKECVTTYERHAEDGKNDHAHSVRGLAEAYRFACNDARFLSRGIMRMDARARQDVAFLGTEFLKLDARARKDTEKIDRGVKEKAKRLNRIATILKDIAQSRLKSAADEHWSDGALEADLRLADFRAKQRAMEDALMSLELIKNIHDMMVSKTYDFPIFRDKGSLSENNVGGRIMLEKNGKTTNSFFGDVTAERITALQEAYWSMASALSEADGIDYTDPEELELLITTLIDLDAMDGKQSVSLLAECSSSPDVGTRRALAKALASAPSMWTLGNAGMGALQRLAEDSNPAIAAAASKAIYELKKQWEIEEGDSWRFMMDESTKEEK